The nucleotide sequence ATCGGCCAGCCGTGTCATCTTGGTCACCCAATTGGATTTGCCCTGTCTGCGAAACGTCGTTCGTTTGATGATGAGCTTCGACGAAACCGAAGGCTTGCAAGACAAAGTCGAAATCGTTGTCAACCGCGCCGGCTTGGACAGCGGCCAGATCAGTCTGAAGAAGGCCAAGGAAACTCTCGGCCGTGAAATCTTTGCTCTGTTGCCCAACGACTATCGCACGATGATCGAGGTCCGCAACAACGGCGTGCCTTTGGTGACCCAAGCCCCCAAGGCCGCAATCACACAAGCGTATCGCGAAATGGCGCACAAGATCGTTGAGCCGCCTCAAAGCACCGAGGCCGTCGATGGCGACGAAGCGGCGGGCGCCAACGAAAGTGGTTGGAAACGATTCTGGCCGGTCAAGTCGGCCAAGGCCTGATCGATCACGACGGTTGCGGCAACGCGGACGTCGCCACGGTGTCCAGTTCCGTGGACTCCACCGGGACCGGGCGGATTCCAAAGGTTTCGACCAGGACCGCATACAAAGCGGGCAAGACGTACAGCGTCAGGAATGTCGTCAAAATCAGTCCGCTGATCATGCACCAGGCCAAGCCCACCCAAAGCGGTCCGCCCGAAATAGCCAACGGCAACAAACCGCCAACGGTCGTCGCGGTGGTCAAGAAAATTGGCAGCATCCGTTGTTTGCCAGCATCGATCAGACACTGATGAAAAACGTCGTGGTCGATCTTCTGTTCGGCATCGGGCTTTGACGAAGACGCAAAGTGTTCTCGAATCAGAATGTCGGCAAACTCGATATAGATGATCGCCGTGTTCAACACGATCCCGCACAACGCCAGGATGCCCAATTGCGGCATGAACCCTAAGGTGTTGTTGGTCAACGCCAAGCCAAGGTAAGCCCCGACCAACGCCATCGGCAGGGTGCATAAAACCATCGATGGCTTTGCCCAGCCGTTGTACTGGAACACCAGGCACAACACGATCAGCACGAACGACCAACCGAACGACTGCAACATCTGGCCGCCCGATTCGATGCTTTCTTCATAGGCACCACCAGGTTCGATGTCATAACCGGCCGGCAATTCGTCCTTCAACTTTTTCATCGCATCGCTGTGCCACACACGCAGCACGATGTCGTTACCCGGCACCCCGGGCAGCACACGTGACGAAACCTCGATCGTCCGGTTCATGTTCCGCCGTTCGATCCTTTCGGGTTGCCAGGAGAACCGAAAGTCGGCCAATGATTCCAGCGGCACCTTTCCGGCGTCGCCTTCGACAAAAGATTCCTGTAGGCCGCGGACCGACTGTCGACCCTCCGGTCGCAAACGGAAGTAGATCGGGACTTGGTGATCGCCTTCGCGAAACGTGGTCAGTTTCAATCCGGAGTAATAGCTGTTCAACGTTTCGGCGATCTGGGCATTGGTCACTCCCGCCAAGGTGGCTCGGTCACGATCGACATCCACCTGAATCTGGTACCCGTTGGTTCCCCACGAATCGTGAACGTTCCAGGTTTCCGGTTGTTGCCTGACCATTGCCTTGACCCGGTTGCTGATGCTTCGCAGCATCGCCGGATCGGCGAATCCATTTCCGATAATCCGGAAGGTCAACGGATCCGCCGGTGGCCCGAGCGCGAGCTTTCGCGGCACCACTCGGGCGCCGACGATGGGTTCGATGCCCAAGTCGGGGCGACCTTGATGACAGGCAATGCGGACTTCTTCCACAAAATCTGCCGTGTATTGCCAGTTTGTCGTTTGAACCAGGATCTCGGCATAGCATCGGTTCTGAGGTTCCGGTTCCCATGTCAAATTCCAACGCGATCCCCCACCGCCGACCAACGTTCGCATGACACTCAAGCGTTCCCGTCGTTCGCCGATCTGTTGGTCGGGCGACACGGGACTTAGCCGTCGAATGACGTCTTCGACTTCACGAGTGATCGCATCGGTTTGCTGAATCGTGGCCGTTTCGGGCAACTCGACTTCGACCGCAAATTGGTCGCGTGCCGCCTCCGGGAAAAATTCGGAACTGACCGGCAACATGAAGACGGTCATGCTGGCCATCAGCGTGAAAATCAATGTCGACCATTTGTATTGCAGCGCAAACTTCAGCGAACGGCCATACAAACGTTGGATCGTCGATTCGCCGGCAGTCGATGGTTGGGGGAAAAGACGCCGCAGTGTTTCCGGCAATCGGTTCCGCAGCAGCATGTACCAACGAATGGGTGGCGATGCGGGCGCGTGATTTTTCGGTGCTCGAATGAATAGCCCCGCCAAGACCACGCAGAACGTCATGGCCATCAGCCAACTGATTCCCAGCGTCGTCGCCACCGTCACCGGCAAACTGTACACATATTCGCGGGCCCCGCCCTTCAATGCGTACAGCATCGGAATGAACGCCGCCATTGTTGTTAGCGTTCCGACCAACATGGGAATCGCCAGCGTGTTGGCGCCTTCGACGGCCGCACGAAATGGTGGCAGCCCGGCGATCTGATTGGATCTTGCCTGGTCACAAACCTGAACCGCGTTGTCGACCAACAGCCCCAACGAAATGATGATGGCAGCCAGAGAAATCTGTTCCAGCTGGACATGCATCATCGAAATCATCGCCACGGATGTGATCACGACGACAGGGATGTTCGCCGCCATCACCAGTGAGGTTCGTGCCCCGACCACTAGATAGACGACCAGCACCACGATCAGGATCGCTTCGATCACGTTGACGATGACGTCGGAGATTTTCGATTCGACATTGATCGCTTGGTTGGAAATGGCGGTCGCCACCACGTCCGGGGGCAATCGTTGTTCGATCTCCGTCAGTTCGTCGACGCGTTGCAGGCTGCGCTGGCAAATGTCGATGATGTTTGACCCCGATTGCATCGTGACCGCTACCGTTACCGCCGTGGTCGCATAATCACGATTGCCGAATCGGCAAAGATACGCCGGCGGATCCTCATAGGATCGTTGAACGGTCAGTCCCAGATTGGACAGCGTGACGCTGTTGCCTTCATCGCCATCCTTGTCGCTTCGCACGACACTGGCGATTTGTCGAATTTCGTCTATTGCGTCAAACTCGCCGCCCGGTTTGACGGTGAAAAAACCATCGTCGGTGGATAGTTGCCCGCCGGGCTTGATGATGTTCCGCTCCGACGCCAACCGCTTCAATCGTGATGTGGTCAACGATTGCTGGGCCCAATTTCCCAGATCCGTTTGGATATAAACCGCTTCCTTCTGGATGCCGAATTTTTCGACTTTGGCCACACCGGACAGCAACCGTAATTCGTCTTCGATCAGCTCGGCAAATTGTTCCAACTGACGCGGTGTATAACGGTTTTCCGGCGGAATGTCGTCATCACCTTCAAGCGGTTTTTGGTGGACGGCCAGTAGCAGAACCGCCGTGTCACCGAACTCGTCGTTGACGACAGGTTCGACGGAGTCCTCCGGCATTTCGGCCTGTTCCACCCGAGCGCGAACTTTGTCCCAAACGTTTTGGATATCTGACGGGTGAATGTCGTCGTTCAATTCAACGAAGATGATCGACTGGCCCGTTTTGGATGTCGATCGAATCGTTTCGACCTCCTCCAAGCTGACGATCTTCTCTTCCAGTTTGTCGGTGACCAGTTCTTCGACCTTTTCGGCCGGTGCACCCGCCCAACTGGTCGTGACCACGCAAACACGAATGGTGAACTCGGGGTCCTCGCGACGTGGCATCGTGAAAAACGTGATCGTCCCCCAGACCATCATCAAGATGATCAGCGAAAAGACGATTGGACGGTATTTGACCGATAACGCAGACAGATTCACCACGATTCTCCTTTACGAACCGTGACCACCTGGCCGTCATTCAGATAGTGGACGCCTCCGACAATGATTTGATCCCCTGCGGTGATGGACTCCGGTTCAATCGCTTGTACTTGCACCATCGTCCCCGCTTCGACGTGATCGGGCAAAATCACGTTGACCTTCACGCGGTGAGCGATCTCCTGGTCCCCTTCGCGATGTAGAACGAACAGCGACGTGGTGCCGGATTCTTCGTGGATACAGTCCAGCGGAACGAAAAATCCGTCCTCGGCTTTGCGAGTCGACAGGTTCACACTGACCAGATCGCCCGGACGCAGCATCCACTGGGGACCGGCGTCAAACACCAAATTGCAGCCGTTCCATTGATCTCTGTCTTCGTCGGGGAATTCCAGTGCGCCGGCCAACAAACTGTCGGGCCCAGGTGGCGTTTCCACAAAACGCACTTGGCGAAACACCCAGTTGCCCAGGTAGGGGATCCGCAGTGGCAGCATTTCGACTTCTCGACGCTGCAGTTTGACAATGTCCGGGATCGACTGGCCTTTGACCGCATTGGTCATCAGGTACACAAAGTGTTGCCCATCAACGGTTTCGATCGCCTGTTCTTCGACCAGATGAGTCCCCGGTTCGACACCGATGATCGAATTCACGTCCAGCGGCCAGACGTCTTGTGTGCGGGCGACATGTTTGCCTTGGATTCCCTTCGGCAGCGGATCGCGGTATTGCGAGTTCAGGACCAACAACGTGACCGTGAACGTACGTGTGGCCGGATCCGCACTGGGATCGATGACATACACCAGACCAAAAACGGTTTGTGGCTTTCCCGACGTGTCGGTAAACGTCACGGGCACCTGTTGCCGGCGCCGCAGACGTCGTGACTGTTCGGCGGACACCTCAATTTCAATTTTGATCGGGTCCATCATCTGGAGTTTCAGAACCGGGGATCCCGCACTGACAACGCTGCCTGGGACAACGTCGACTTCGGAAATTTGCCCTCGGTATCCGCCGTATAGAACGGTGTTTTTCAAATCACGACGTGCATCGGCCAATGCTTGCTGGGCACGTTGGACGTTGGCTTTGGCCGATCGCAGTTCAGCCGACGCCTGTTTCAGTGTCGAATTCAGCGACGACAGCCTCGCTTTTTCTTGGGCGACCCGATTGGCGGCTGCGTCGTATTCGGCTTCGGCGATCGCGCTTTGGCGTCGCAGCTGGGATGCCCGTTTGAATTCATCGTCGGCAAGCTTCGAATCCGCTTCGGCCGATCGGATGTCCGCGGGCAACGTTTCCTTCAAACGGATCTCCGCGATCTCCTCCTGAAGTTTGGCGACTTCTAAATCGGCTTCCGCCGACGCAACGGCGACCTCATATCGGGCCGGATCGATCTTTGCTAGCGGCGTGCCTTCGGCGATCACGTTGCCGTCGGCGTCTTCGACGTGACCGGAAATGTTCTGGCCGGGCTCCAGCACCCACTGGACCCGACCGGGAATCTCAAAGCCGATGGATTCTGTTTTCCAAGACTTTACGGTGCCGGATGCGGCAAAAGAAACATCCGGCGTGCTCCGCGTCAGCGTCATGACGCTGACCGGCAGGGGCGTTTTCTCGGTCGGCAGGGATGGCGGTTCTTCACAGCCCAGGGCCGCCAACACAAAGACCGTCGCGATTGCCCACCGGGGCCCAAGATTTCCATGCATGAAACGGTTTCAGTCAACGCAAAATGGCGAAACAATGGAAGCCGCGACAACCTGTCGCGTGCGGTCAGCGGAACAGCAGACGCCACCGCTCGGAGTCGACGAAGTAAACTGAGCGGTGTACTTTCGTCGTGCCGAAAAGTATACTACTCGGTTTAGTTATGGCAAGGCGAAAGATGGGGCGGGATATGGCGGAGAAGCTTACCGATCGAAAGCGGCGATCGGTCGTGGAAGCTGCGGTGAAGGAGTTTCAGCGGCGGGGGTTTGATAACACCAGCATGGACCAGATCGCTGCCACCGCCGGGGTGTCCAAGCGGACGGTGTACAACCATTTTTCCGGCAAAGAAGATTTGTTCGCGGTCATCATCGAGCGGATCGCCGAGCTTGCCGATGTGATTCCCGAATTCGAGTTCGAATCAAAGAAGTCGGCCGAATCGCAATTGCGGGCCATCGGTGACAACATCTTTGCGGCGATCGGGGAACCCGAGTTCCAAGATCTGGCGCGGGTGGTGCTGTCCCGGTTAATGAACGCTCCGCATGCCAGCGGTGCATTGGAGAAGACGACCAACGCGATCACGATGCAGCTGACGCAGTGGTTCGCCGATGCAAAGAACGCGGGAATGTTGAACGTCCCGCGTCCCAAGGTGGCCAGTTCGCAGTTCATCGGAATGTTGATGGAATACGAATTCTGGCCCCGTTTGATCGGCGTCAACAAACAGGTGCATCAAGTCAGTCCGAAGACGTATGTTCGTGACTGCGCGCGAGTGATCGCGAATGCCTACGGCCCGGAATCGTAATCACCGTGGTGGTTTCAGCGTGATTGGATCCAGCGCAACAGCGTTCGGACCATCGCCCCGGTTGCTCCGGCATCGCGATGGGGCAGCGGCGAATCGGCGAATGCCGGGCCGGCGATGTCCATGTGAACCCACGGGGTATCGCCGACAAATTGTTCCAGCAGTTTGGCCGCCGTGATAGCACCGCCCCAGCGTCCTTCGCCGACATTCTTGATGTCCGCGACTTTGCTTTTGATCTTCTCGTCGTACAGCGAAAACATGGGCAATTGCCAGGCGGGTTCGCCTTCGGCATCCGCCGCCACACGAACTTCGCCGCACAGGTCATCCCGGTTGCTCATCAGGCCGGTGACTTCACGCCCCAATGCGACCATACAGGCACCGGTCAGGGTCGCCAGATCGACCATCGCTTGTGGTTGGTGTCCGACCGCGACATCCAACGTGTCGGCCAACACGACACGACCTTCGGCATCGGTGTTCAAGATTTCAATGGTCGTGCCTTGCCGCGTTTCGATCACGTCGCCCAGTTTGTAGCTGGACCCGCTGACCATGTTTTCGGCCAACCCGCAAAACCCGATGACGTTCCGTGGGATTTTCAGTTGGGCCACTGCGCGCATCACGCTGGCAACCGTGGCCGCACCGGCCATGTCGCACTTCATGTCGACCATGCCTTCGCTGGGTTTCAGCGACAGACCGCCGCTGTCAAACGTGACGCCTTTGCCGACCAGTGCGATCGGCGCCTCATTGGGGTCGGCGGCCCCGTTGTGCCGAAGAATGACCAGTCGCGGTCGGCGTGCGGAACCCTGGCCGACGGCCAAGATCGCACGACAGCCTTCGGATTCCAAACGGTGTTCGTCCCAGACTTCGACCTCAAGCCCGACCTCGCCGCCGAACGATTGTGCCCGAGCGGCGAAGCTTTCGGGATACAGGATGCCCGCCGGTTCATTGACCAAACGTCGGCACCGATTGACGGCGTCCCCGATGATCTTTCCCGTGGCCACTTGTCGTTGACCGGTACCCAAGAAGTCGATCTGTGTCGGGACATAGAATTGGGGCGTGTCACCCTGTTGATAGATGCCCTGCGTTTCACACCCGGCCAAAGCACCGGCAACCACGGCATCGACGTTTTCGGGGGCGGCCAAGCTTGCGGCGTCGATCACCACGCGTTGACGCTGACGTTTGGTCAGTTTGCGAATTGCCGTTGCAGCCAGATCGAATCCATCGGACCGCTGTTGCTTGGCACCCGTTCCGATGGTCATGATCAGCGGCACATCGGCATCGCCGGTGGTGACCATGAACACTTCGCCGCATTTGCCGCTGATTTCACCTCGCCCGATCCAGTCGTCGATCAGTTGCCGCTGCGTCGCCGAAACGCTAGGCGTCTGCCGCATGGCATCGGTGCCCGATATGACACCGACGACCAGGCAATCGCAGCGACCATCAAGGTCAGAAACGGCGTTCAATTTGGGCGTGGGCAACGGAAGGCTGTTGGGCATAGGACCGGCAGGGGCGTCAAAGGCAATCGGCGTCGGAAAAGTTGCACGGTGAAACGGATCCGGGCATCGCAACGGGGGCACCGACGCGTTAGTGTAGCGCCGCGGTAACGGTTATCACAGCCAGCTCCCCCCCTGATTAAATCCGCCAGTTGGCGGCGCGGGTGAAAGACAAACACGGGGGCGATCGACAGTACGTGCAAGAGATTCCCGATCGTGAAGCATCGAAGTACCCGTGACGTTGTAGACGACCTTCGTGCCGGCGGTCGGTTGATCGAGATCGACGATCCGGTGGATCCCCATTTGGAGGCTGCGGAGATCCAGCGCCGCGTCTATGCCAACGGGGGTCCCGCGATCCTGTTTCAGCGTTTGGTGGGGACTGAGTTTCCTGCGGTTTCGAATCTGTTCGGTTCCTTGGACCAGGCACGCTATCTGTTTCGCAGCACGCTGGAATCGGTTCGCCGGCTGATTGAAATGAAGGTGGATCCGTCCGCGTTGCCCAAACGGCCGCTACGTTACGCCGGTGTTCCCGTGACGGCTTTGCGAATGTTGCCTCGTAAGGTCCGCCGTGGCGCGGTGATGGGACACCAAACGGCATTGTCCAAATTGCCGCCGATCAAATGCTGGCCCGATGACGGTGGTGCCTTTGTAACGCTGCCACAGGTCCTAAGCAGTGATCCGGATCAACCGAATCATCTGATGAAGATCAATCTGGGAATGTATCGGGTCCAGCTGAACGGCAACGATTACGAAACGGATCGTGAAACCGGATTGCATTATCAGATCCATCGCGGCATCGGGGTGCACCACCGCCGTGCGCTCGACCTGGGCCAACCGTTAAAGGTCGTGATCACCGTCGGCGGCAGCCCGGCGATGTCTTTGGCGGCGGTGATGCCATTGCCCGAAGGATTGACGGAACTGACGTTTGCCGGGGCGCTTGCCGGTCGCCGGATTCGCATGATCGTGGGTGATCACGCACCAGTTTATGCCGATGCTGATTTTGCGATTGTGGGAACGATTGATCCCGGTCGCACCAAACCCGAAGGCCCCTTTGGAGACCACTTGGGCTATTACAGTTTGCGGCACGATTACCCAGTGCTTCGTGTCCAGCACGTCTGGCACCGCAATGACGCCATCTGGCCTTTCACCGTGGTCGGGCGTCCGCCTCAGGAAGACACCACGTTTGGTCAGCTGATTCACGAATTGACCGATCCGATCATCCCCACGGTCATTCCGGGGGTAAAGGCGGTTCACGCGGTCGATGCGGCCGGCGTCCATCCGCTGTTGTTGGCCATCGGCAGCGAACGTTACATGCCCTACATGGAACGAAGCGAGCCTCAGGAATTACTGACCCAGGCGAATGCCATTTTGGGCAATGGTCAGTTGTCGTTGGCCAAATACTTATGGATTACCGACGATCCCGATCAGACGTTGGAAATTCACGACATCGCATCGTTCATGAATCACATGTTGTGCCGCGTTGATTGGCGTCGTGACTTGCACTTCCAAACCAAGACCACGATCGACACGCTGGATTACAGCGGTCATGGATTCAATCAAGGTTCCAAAGTCGTCGTTGCTGCGACGGGGGCTCCGGTGCGAACGCTTGGAACGGAGGTTCCCGCGGACCTGAAACTACCTGATGGGTTTTCGGATCCTCGGATTGTTATACCGGGCGTGCTGGCGATTTGCGGTCCGCGACATGGTGTGGACTCGGCGGCCGACGATCTGCGGCGGCTGTGCGAAAGTTTGGCTGGCGGCCCAGGCGGACAGCCCGACGAATCGCTGCGTGACTGGCCGCTGATCACCGTCGTCGACGATTCGGATTTCGCCGCAAAGACGATCGACAACTGGCTTTGGCTGACGTTCACCCGCAGCAATCCCGCGGTCGACATCGCCGGGGTCGGCGCCGCGATCGTTCACAAGCATTGGGGGTGCGTGGGGCCATTGGTGATCGATGCCCGAAGCAAAGACTTTCACGCACCGCCGCTGATCGAAGATCCCCAGGTGACGGCCAAGGTGGACGCGCGGGCGACTCGTGGCGGACCGCTGGCACGTTACTTGTAAGCGGCATCGTCACGGCCTGTGGGCGAATCGCGAATGGCTACTTTGCGGCGGGCTTCTTGCGCTTGCTGCCAGATGATCGCTGATTGGCGGGTAACCGAAGTCCGGTTTCGCGATCAAATCCGTCTGGCGTCAGACCTTCGGCGTTGCCGTCAAAATGGTCGGCGGTCAGGTCGGCAAAGGCGTCTAACGCCGATCGCAATGATTGCTGCACCGATTCAATGGCCGGGCGATCGTACAGATTATCCAAGCAATGCGGATCGGCGGCGACGTCGTACAGGGCAAGACGTGGTCGCGGGATCACGAAAACGTCGGTGGGCGGTCCCGTCAGGCGACCTTCGCGTCGCAGTCGCTGCATTTCCTGGTATGTGGCGCTGCGAACCCCGTCCGCCGGCGGTGTCGCGGGCAACTCGGGCAGGTCGTTGCGGATCATCAGGTGGTCCTGCGTGATCACGGCTCGTTCTCGTGCCCGATAATCGTGCCAGTTATGTTCGGCAAACGCAAAGCGACGAACCGTTGCATCGGAGTCGTTCAGGATTGGGCGGATTGATACGCCCTGGAAGGTCGACGGTCGGTCGACGCCTGCCAAATCCACCATGGTCGCGACCAGATCGATCACACTGACAAGACTTTGGGTTGATCCTGTGGCTTTCAGTCCGGCCGGCCAGTGGACCACGAGCGGTGTCCGCACGCCGTCGACGTTGACACGCGTCTTGCAGTGCGGGAACGGACGGCCGTTGTCGCTGATGACAAACACCACGGTGTTGTCCAGCACGCCTTGCCGGTCCAGGGTTTGAACCACCTTGCCGATGTACTGGTCGAAACGGCTGATCTCGTCGTAGTACAACGCGATGTCTTCGCGAACGGCTGGGGTGTCGGGAAAAATTGCGGGGACGCGAACGTTGGCCGGATCGTGTGGCGGATCCACGGCGCCGGGCTGATACCCGCGGTGTGGGTCGCTGCTGGCCAACCACGCAAAGAAGGGCTGGTCCGCCGGACGATCGGTAACCGCTTCGACCCAGCGACCGTTGTTGCCGGGGCCACCATTGGTATCCAAGACACGATCAAACTGCGATTTGGCATCGTTTCCCAGATGCCACTTTCCGGCGGCGACGGTGTGATAGCCGGCTTCCCGAAGTGGTGTGGTGACCATCACTTGATCGGCCGGCAAAGGAAGGTGAAGTTCGCCCGCGCCGGTCGCATGTGGGTATCGGCTGGTCAGGATGGAACAGCGACTGGGGCTGCACGACGAACACGTCAAATAGGCGCGGTCGAACCGCAGGCCGTTCTCCGCCAGCGCATCAATGTTGGGCGTTCGGATCGTTTCGTTGCCGTAGGTACCGAAGTCGTCCCAGGCGGCATCATCGGCGATGAAGACCACAAAGTTGGGCGATGAAGCGTCTTGTGCCTGTGTCGATGTCGCACTGGGCCAAAGCAATCCGGTGGACAAAGACAACAAAACGAGCGTGTACAAGCAAACCTTGGGGCGCAAGATCATGGCAAGTATTGATCGATGGAGGTGGGGCGAAGAAGGCGGGGCAACGAAGACGGGGACTGGCGTCAGCCGAATGCAGTGTCGATACCGGACCGTGACGGATGATCGCGTCGCGGGTGACTTGTGAAGATAACAGACCAGCCGTCGCGACGGGGAAATCTCGTCAAATGCAAACCCGCCGTTTGGCCGACCAGATCAGGGCAGCGTGATGCGTTTGGCCGCCGCCGCAGCGGTTGCACCGGGATACAGATAGGCGGCGATGGTCACATTGCCCATGCCATCATTGGTCACCACGGCGAAGGAACCCGGAATCATCGCCGTAGGATCGACCACGTTGCCCGCAAAGGCGGTGTCTTGTTGCACAAAAGCTTCGGCACGGGCAATCAGGCCGGCAGCGGTTTGGCGAGCCTGGGCCGCCGAACGCAGGCTGTCGATGCGCCCGCGTTGGTGGGTGCCGGCACGTAGGATGGCAATCGCGCTGATCGACAGAACAGCCGCGGCCAAGGTGCACAGCAAAACCGCACCGCCCTGGCGATGACGGTATCGAAGTGTCGATTGTTGGCGGTGCGCAGGCATGTTGGTGGTCCTAAAAGGCGACCGTCATAGCGGCCGACTTGGTAACCCGAGTCGCCGGATCGCGAATGTCCAGTTGCAATTCCAACCCCACGACCGGATTGCCCGTCGCGGTCGATTTCAATTCGGTTGCACGAAAAGCACTGGCCGATTCCGCCAGTACCGTGGTGGCGATGCCATCGTCCATGACCAACTGGCTGCGACTGATGCGAACCAAGGCGGTGCGACCGGCCAGGGTCGTGATCCGCAAGGCACGTCCCCCGGAAACCACTTGAGTGTGTGGATTCATACGGATTTGATCTGCCAGCCATCGCAGCGAACGTCGACCCTGGCTTTCGATGCTGCCGTCGCCTTGGGCACGGGCGATTGCCTGAGAACTTGAGCGCATCACGCCGGCGATCGGGACCATCATGACGGCCACGATCATGGTGCAAGCGATCACTTCCAGGATGCTGATGCCGGCACGAGGTGGGCGGACAGGTCCCGTCGGTGGGCAGGCCTTTGCAAGGCCCGGCGTTGTCTCGCAATGCACTACTTTGCGTGTCGTCATGGCGCGGCCCTTTGCGTTCGCAAGGATTCGGCCGGTTCATCAATGTCGCAACGTCGATTGTTGTTGACGTCTCGCCACACCAGAGCATCGATGGTGATCACTTCCATTCCCGCGGGCAGCGTCGCGTCAGCGGCGGTTGTCAATGTCGCACGCAGCGACGGACCGTCCGTTGCGGTCAAGCTAAGGTTTTGAACCACGGGGCGGC is from Crateriforma conspicua and encodes:
- a CDS encoding sulfatase family protein, which gives rise to MILRPKVCLYTLVLLSLSTGLLWPSATSTQAQDASSPNFVVFIADDAAWDDFGTYGNETIRTPNIDALAENGLRFDRAYLTCSSCSPSRCSILTSRYPHATGAGELHLPLPADQVMVTTPLREAGYHTVAAGKWHLGNDAKSQFDRVLDTNGGPGNNGRWVEAVTDRPADQPFFAWLASSDPHRGYQPGAVDPPHDPANVRVPAIFPDTPAVREDIALYYDEISRFDQYIGKVVQTLDRQGVLDNTVVFVISDNGRPFPHCKTRVNVDGVRTPLVVHWPAGLKATGSTQSLVSVIDLVATMVDLAGVDRPSTFQGVSIRPILNDSDATVRRFAFAEHNWHDYRARERAVITQDHLMIRNDLPELPATPPADGVRSATYQEMQRLRREGRLTGPPTDVFVIPRPRLALYDVAADPHCLDNLYDRPAIESVQQSLRSALDAFADLTADHFDGNAEGLTPDGFDRETGLRLPANQRSSGSKRKKPAAK